The Methanomethylovorans hollandica DSM 15978 genome includes a region encoding these proteins:
- a CDS encoding DUF7714 family protein, whose amino-acid sequence MIFPEEYKYVGVTGIHPDDADDEPVYFLSRYIIVEQLTDIDKEYSVYRVEHTGEELLRKVTKIELLASGKQVLKYDALLNIKDRRLLIEKASELCKADVNTVIFTGLDRHVTFVHAPDLSEIIDLEIVDVVPPEPSWLSLMIRKLEASGIFGDLSIRFNENMKDLRQFEGEKTVFPCSSSGLKGKCLDSDIVTGDGSLLVGCEISRKLFESRFPGLQYDFINICPFRSDIYTPQRPFITRCCLSERSGLATINGIKGTVVHWGASEFQIAVAIRELVQQIKKEQGDDQ is encoded by the coding sequence ATGATATTCCCTGAAGAGTACAAGTACGTGGGAGTTACCGGGATACATCCTGACGATGCAGATGACGAACCTGTATATTTCCTAAGCCGGTATATCATAGTAGAACAGCTCACTGATATTGATAAAGAGTACTCAGTGTATCGGGTTGAGCACACCGGAGAAGAACTGTTAAGAAAGGTCACAAAGATCGAACTTTTAGCCTCCGGAAAACAGGTTCTCAAGTATGATGCGTTATTGAATATCAAAGATAGACGGCTTCTTATAGAGAAAGCTTCAGAACTTTGTAAGGCAGATGTAAATACAGTCATCTTTACAGGGCTCGACAGACATGTTACATTTGTGCACGCACCGGACCTCTCTGAAATAATCGACCTTGAGATTGTAGATGTGGTTCCACCTGAGCCCTCCTGGCTTAGCCTTATGATCAGAAAACTTGAGGCAAGCGGTATCTTTGGAGACCTGAGCATACGGTTTAACGAGAACATGAAGGACCTGAGACAGTTCGAAGGAGAAAAAACCGTTTTCCCATGTTCTTCATCAGGACTTAAAGGGAAATGCCTCGACTCTGACATTGTTACCGGGGATGGATCATTACTTGTAGGTTGTGAGATCTCCCGGAAACTCTTCGAATCAAGATTCCCTGGACTTCAATATGATTTCATTAACATCTGCCCATTCCGTTCTGATATTTACACACCCCAGAGGCCTTTCATTACAAGATGCTGCTTGTCCGAAAGATCAGGCCTTGCTACGATCAATGGAATAAAAGGAACCGTGGTCCACTGGGGAGCTTCGGAGTTCCAGATAGCAGTAGCGATACGGGAACTTGTACAGCAGATAAAGAAAGAACAGGGTGATGATCAATGA
- a CDS encoding isocitrate/isopropylmalate family dehydrogenase has protein sequence MKIAVVEGDGIGKEVIPAAIEVLDVLALPVEKVPVELGYAKWEKTGSAITDDDLAVLKECDCILFGAITTPSDPTYKSVLLTIRKELDMYANIRPIKPINGIVGVTGRSDFNLVIVRENTEGMYSGIEELHEDVAYTKRVITRKGSARIADYACKLAKSRQHRLEIAHKSNVLKSDRLFLDVCRQTASSYHIDHHDTLVDSMAYNLIVHPNRYDVVVTTNLFGDILSDMAAALVGGLGLVPSANIGKGHAFFEPVHGSAPDIAGKGIANPIAAILSLKMMLEWYELNHQAKLVQDAIEFAINQNIVTPDLGGISTTREVGNTIAERVKQLIG, from the coding sequence ATGAAAATTGCAGTTGTGGAAGGAGATGGGATCGGCAAAGAGGTCATACCTGCAGCGATAGAAGTACTGGATGTACTCGCCCTGCCTGTGGAAAAAGTACCTGTGGAACTCGGATATGCAAAATGGGAAAAGACAGGCTCTGCTATCACCGATGATGACCTTGCAGTCCTGAAGGAGTGCGATTGCATCTTATTTGGGGCTATAACAACACCTTCTGACCCTACTTATAAGAGTGTACTCCTTACAATACGAAAGGAGCTTGATATGTACGCTAACATTCGTCCTATAAAGCCCATAAATGGCATTGTGGGTGTCACAGGGCGAAGTGATTTTAACCTGGTGATCGTGAGGGAGAACACAGAGGGCATGTATTCCGGCATAGAGGAGCTCCATGAAGACGTTGCATACACTAAAAGGGTAATTACCCGCAAAGGGTCTGCAAGGATAGCCGATTATGCCTGCAAACTTGCCAAAAGCAGGCAGCATCGCCTGGAAATAGCCCATAAGTCCAATGTGCTTAAATCTGATAGGTTGTTCCTGGACGTATGTCGTCAGACAGCCTCTTCATATCACATAGATCACCACGACACCCTAGTAGATTCCATGGCTTACAACCTTATCGTACACCCTAACAGGTACGATGTCGTAGTGACCACTAACCTGTTCGGGGATATACTTAGCGATATGGCTGCTGCCCTGGTCGGGGGACTTGGACTGGTACCAAGTGCGAATATTGGCAAAGGACATGCGTTCTTTGAGCCTGTACACGGAAGTGCACCCGATATTGCCGGAAAAGGCATAGCTAACCCCATAGCTGCTATCCTAAGCCTGAAAATGATGCTGGAGTGGTATGAATTGAACCACCAGGCAAAACTGGTACAGGATGCCATAGAATTTGCTATAAACCAGAACATAGTCACACCTGATCTGGGAGGCATATCCACAACAAGAGAAGTAGGAAACACAATAGCAGAGCGCGTTAAACAACTTATTGGCTGA
- a CDS encoding 3-isopropylmalate dehydratase small subunit has protein sequence MIKGKVWVFGDDIDTDVIIPGKYLRTTDMQVFADHAMEGIDPDFSKKIKPGDIVVGGNNFGCGSSREQAALALKFAGVACVVARSFGRIFFRNAINVGLPLMEADVQCQEGDEIEVDLENGKATVNGKQYSGNKLPDFLLEILNDGGLVAHRRSMMGKK, from the coding sequence ATGATTAAAGGAAAAGTATGGGTATTTGGAGACGATATCGATACAGACGTAATAATACCTGGAAAATATCTCCGCACTACGGATATGCAGGTGTTCGCTGATCATGCAATGGAAGGTATAGACCCTGATTTTTCCAAAAAGATAAAACCCGGGGATATAGTAGTAGGCGGCAATAACTTCGGATGCGGCTCTTCAAGGGAACAGGCTGCCCTTGCCCTCAAATTTGCAGGAGTTGCCTGTGTTGTGGCCAGATCCTTCGGGAGGATTTTCTTCCGCAATGCCATAAACGTTGGACTCCCTCTGATGGAAGCCGATGTGCAGTGCCAGGAAGGAGATGAGATAGAAGTTGACCTGGAAAACGGAAAGGCCACCGTGAATGGAAAACAATATTCAGGTAATAAACTGCCAGATTTCCTTCTTGAAATACTCAATGATGGAGGACTTGTAGCCCACCGCAGATCCATGATGGGGAAAAAATAG
- the flaJ gene encoding archaellar assembly protein FlaJ, whose translation MDTEPATYLKRFAIPIIAFGFIFSFLLYTALPSLFQGSTKAIPILIPVICILFAVYYPLSIYGGQASRIDNNMHYYITQMGSIATAETSRLDIIRIVSENEEYKELATETKKIYNLVTVWNMSLAEACRFISKRTPSVIFEDFLDRLAHGLQSGENIKTFLFAEQNVVMNEYESMYNSAMYNVEIIKELFVSLVMSLIFLASFAVIMPVITGMDAVLLMSMVVATFIVTDVVILLFTKGKVPKDPLWSSSRIIPDYKIKLYRSIPISIGACIIITIIVIIYGKIITPIAIALCLTPLMYTGKVCRKIEKSIRRRDENFPAFIRSLGSSAGARGGVIDEALKALRIHDFGPLTKDVNELYKRLNTRIDKFKSWEFFSANTGSHLIQRFCVMFVEATNLGGKPEIIGDIIAANFHRIVTLRKKRVQSASSLVGVLYGLTAGIGFTMYISLGVIDLMQSMFSSVEMPAGMSMGMILYTNVGDIEVLSMMVLLIMIAHSLMSAILIRVVDGGHILSSTIDFVIMVWISGITAMVTRTAIWSLLGMG comes from the coding sequence ATGGACACGGAACCGGCAACTTATTTAAAAAGGTTTGCCATACCGATCATTGCATTTGGTTTTATATTTTCTTTTTTACTTTATACTGCCCTTCCCAGTTTATTTCAGGGGAGTACAAAGGCTATTCCTATTCTGATCCCCGTAATTTGCATACTCTTTGCAGTGTATTATCCTCTTTCTATCTATGGGGGCCAGGCATCACGCATTGATAACAATATGCATTACTATATCACTCAAATGGGTTCTATCGCAACCGCTGAAACTTCAAGACTTGATATAATAAGGATAGTTTCCGAAAACGAGGAGTACAAGGAGTTAGCCACGGAAACAAAAAAGATCTACAACCTTGTTACTGTGTGGAACATGAGCCTTGCGGAAGCATGCAGGTTCATCTCCAAAAGAACCCCTTCTGTAATATTCGAGGACTTTCTCGATAGATTAGCCCACGGATTACAGTCAGGAGAAAATATAAAAACATTTCTTTTTGCAGAGCAGAATGTTGTAATGAATGAATATGAGTCCATGTACAACAGTGCTATGTACAATGTTGAAATAATCAAGGAACTCTTCGTTTCCCTTGTAATGTCTCTCATATTCCTTGCTTCTTTTGCTGTCATCATGCCCGTGATAACAGGCATGGATGCTGTACTTCTCATGTCAATGGTGGTAGCAACGTTCATAGTAACGGATGTTGTCATCCTTTTGTTTACAAAAGGCAAGGTACCAAAGGACCCTCTGTGGAGCAGTTCTCGTATCATCCCGGATTATAAGATAAAGTTATACCGCTCGATACCGATCTCGATAGGTGCTTGTATTATAATTACCATTATAGTCATAATTTACGGAAAAATTATCACACCCATTGCCATTGCACTTTGCTTAACTCCTCTAATGTACACAGGAAAGGTATGTCGTAAGATCGAAAAGAGCATCCGACGCAGGGATGAAAATTTTCCTGCTTTTATAAGGTCTCTTGGAAGCTCGGCAGGTGCCAGAGGTGGAGTGATAGATGAGGCTTTGAAAGCATTACGTATCCATGACTTTGGTCCTCTTACCAAGGATGTGAACGAATTGTATAAGAGACTTAACACAAGGATAGATAAGTTCAAATCATGGGAATTCTTTTCAGCAAATACGGGCAGTCATCTTATCCAGAGATTCTGCGTTATGTTCGTTGAGGCAACTAACCTTGGAGGCAAACCTGAGATAATAGGTGACATCATAGCTGCGAATTTCCACAGGATAGTAACTCTTAGGAAAAAGAGGGTGCAGTCTGCCTCAAGCCTTGTAGGGGTCCTTTACGGTCTTACTGCTGGAATCGGTTTTACAATGTATATCTCTTTGGGTGTGATCGACCTGATGCAGAGCATGTTCTCCAGTGTGGAAATGCCTGCAGGGATGTCCATGGGCATGATTCTCTATACAAATGTAGGGGACATAGAAGTCCTTTCAATGATGGTGCTCTTGATTATGATAGCACATTCCCTGATGTCTGCCATCCTTATCCGAGTGGTGGACGGAGGTCATATACTCAGTTCTACCATCGATTTTGTGATAATGGTGTGGATATCAGGAATCACAGCTATGGTCACCAGGACTGCGATCTGGTCTCTCCTGGGTATGGGCTGA
- a CDS encoding glycosyltransferase family 4 protein, translating into MKICMLTTVHPPFDTRVFYREAQSLVNHGHEVTIIAPHTEVINEIIDGVHIKTIQKPNSKALHFLTMFKIFKEGFKIKCDVFHCHEPGSLLICFILKVLTGNKMVYDAHEYYPELIAENVFFPKVVKKPIHAIVNKGELFLCKFCDYIITVNESLRKRFAQFGNTVVLYNVPSLDLFPLQNVEMEQNTIVYAGYVSRERGLDKLLKSLLDVRKAYPNLFLLVAGYIQDTDEFKIEVKNFIDDNSLNGNVKITGWLPYADIVTNIQKSMAGMILFQPIYYNNIIGLPNKLFEYMACGKPVIASDFPEIRAIVKEANCGLLIDSSNIDDITKAIIWIMNNPKEAQEMGSRGRKSVEKKYNWAEMEKLLFNMYDDISIVQ; encoded by the coding sequence TTGAAAATATGTATGCTAACTACCGTCCACCCTCCCTTTGATACAAGAGTATTCTATAGAGAGGCACAGTCTCTCGTAAATCATGGTCACGAAGTGACAATAATTGCCCCACATACTGAAGTAATTAATGAAATAATAGACGGAGTACATATTAAAACAATACAAAAACCCAATTCAAAAGCGCTTCATTTTCTGACAATGTTTAAAATTTTCAAAGAAGGTTTTAAGATAAAGTGTGATGTTTTCCACTGTCATGAGCCAGGTTCATTACTCATCTGTTTTATTCTTAAAGTGTTAACAGGAAATAAAATGGTTTACGATGCTCATGAGTATTACCCGGAGCTAATCGCAGAAAATGTTTTTTTCCCAAAAGTTGTCAAAAAACCAATACATGCAATTGTAAATAAAGGCGAACTTTTTCTATGCAAATTTTGTGACTATATAATTACCGTTAACGAGTCGCTTAGAAAAAGATTTGCACAATTTGGGAATACTGTTGTGCTATATAATGTTCCGTCTTTGGATCTTTTTCCTCTACAGAATGTGGAAATGGAACAAAATACAATTGTTTATGCCGGTTATGTAAGTAGAGAAAGAGGCTTAGATAAATTATTAAAATCCCTGTTAGATGTAAGAAAAGCATATCCTAATCTATTCCTTTTAGTAGCAGGTTATATTCAGGATACAGATGAATTTAAAATAGAAGTAAAAAATTTTATCGATGATAACAGTCTCAATGGGAATGTCAAAATTACAGGTTGGTTACCCTACGCAGATATTGTTACAAACATACAAAAATCCATGGCAGGAATGATTCTATTCCAGCCAATATATTACAACAATATAATCGGATTACCAAATAAATTATTTGAATATATGGCATGTGGAAAACCTGTAATTGCAAGTGATTTTCCGGAAATAAGGGCAATTGTCAAAGAAGCCAATTGCGGTCTCCTTATAGACTCTTCAAATATTGACGATATAACAAAAGCAATTATCTGGATCATGAACAATCCAAAAGAAGCACAAGAGATGGGATCAAGAGGAAGGAAATCGGTCGAAAAAAAATATAACTGGGCAGAAATGGAAAAATTACTGTTTAACATGTATGATGATATTTCAATAGTTCAGTAA
- a CDS encoding oligosaccharyl transferase, archaeosortase A system-associated yields the protein MTKISKISSISVKERGQTSWLAALFVIISALIAFYIRIRPRDSVFLPNGFVRFSNDPLYHMRIVEVLLHNYPHGMFYNPLTNFPNGAYIHFGPLLDHMIALTALILGLGNPDTGLVNIIGAYFPTVLGALTVIPVYYIGKYLKDRKTGVIAAFLIAIAPGQFLSRSTIIFTDHHVAETLFSSLLMLFFLIALIEAKKRELSLKMLQSKSKEAARPIIFAILAGLMYAAYQLTWPGAPMFGMIIVIFAAVQYTVDHLNNKSTEYLGIIGIITFIAGLLPVIPFIKPDMGFSAYIYSWFHVATALAAIFAFLYMSIVHKVLNDKRLKPIYYPIALIATLIIGLLAIKVISPSIFGSITGISATIFSAKTGGFNTIGEVSSIFYRGGVFTLSSVWYNFATGFFLSLIAMVMLAFSIWKDKKPEELLILVWAFIMLLAIYGQNRFAYYYSINVAVLAGYFAAKVLDMTGWKKIEDACHDKMNSIGKLPGCLSKNVKIAHLTTIFLLLLLVAYPSYSLAMQQSQYTSGANDYWLEALFWMEANTPDPGIDFLKIYDAPEKGEIFDYPDTAYGVMSWWDYGHEIEAIARRLPNANPFQQGIGGRRSNIGEENQPGASTFFTASSEEEATAVLEAIHPDPEKTGARYIMSDIEMATGKFYAMTAWTMDTNNYYIPVQSDQGVVTVPSERYYNSMEAKLHIFDGNGLKHYRMVHESPSTAQSQEAGYKNVYNVLLSGSIKEDNTGYVKIFEYVEGAKITGTAPAGENVTISTIISTSLGRSFMYSQTMTSNGTYSFTVPYSTEGPITGQTQFDVAPTRPYQISYGSVIKEVRVSENDILKGSTIGV from the coding sequence ATGACAAAGATATCAAAGATATCAAGTATATCGGTAAAGGAAAGAGGTCAAACCAGTTGGTTGGCAGCACTTTTTGTGATTATAAGTGCACTGATTGCATTTTATATAAGGATTCGTCCCCGTGACAGCGTGTTCCTGCCAAACGGCTTTGTCAGGTTCAGTAACGACCCCTTATACCATATGCGCATTGTAGAAGTGCTCTTACACAACTACCCTCACGGCATGTTCTACAACCCATTAACAAATTTCCCAAATGGAGCTTACATACATTTCGGACCACTTTTAGATCATATGATCGCGTTGACAGCACTGATTCTAGGGCTTGGTAATCCGGATACAGGCCTTGTAAACATCATTGGTGCTTATTTCCCGACTGTGCTGGGTGCCCTTACAGTTATTCCCGTATACTACATCGGTAAGTACTTGAAGGACAGAAAAACCGGTGTTATTGCAGCTTTTCTTATAGCCATCGCCCCTGGACAATTCCTTAGCCGTTCAACTATCATCTTTACGGATCATCATGTGGCAGAAACTTTGTTCAGTTCATTATTGATGTTGTTCTTCTTGATTGCATTAATCGAAGCAAAAAAGAGGGAACTTTCTTTAAAGATGCTGCAGAGCAAGAGCAAAGAAGCGGCCCGGCCAATAATATTTGCAATACTTGCGGGGCTTATGTATGCAGCCTATCAACTTACCTGGCCGGGTGCCCCGATGTTCGGTATGATCATTGTCATATTTGCAGCAGTGCAATATACTGTAGATCACCTTAACAACAAATCGACTGAATATTTGGGAATAATAGGGATCATTACTTTTATTGCGGGACTGCTACCCGTTATCCCATTTATAAAACCCGATATGGGATTCAGTGCCTATATCTATTCATGGTTCCATGTTGCAACTGCACTTGCAGCTATTTTTGCCTTTTTATACATGAGCATTGTCCACAAAGTTCTCAATGATAAAAGACTTAAACCCATATATTACCCGATAGCATTGATCGCTACACTAATAATCGGGCTTCTGGCGATCAAAGTGATATCGCCTTCAATATTTGGTTCAATTACAGGCATATCTGCAACTATCTTCTCTGCAAAGACCGGCGGCTTTAACACCATCGGTGAAGTCTCATCCATCTTCTACCGCGGTGGTGTCTTCACCCTCAGTTCGGTCTGGTACAACTTCGCCACCGGATTCTTTTTATCATTGATCGCAATGGTAATGCTGGCCTTCAGCATCTGGAAAGACAAAAAACCGGAAGAACTACTCATCCTTGTGTGGGCCTTCATCATGCTGCTTGCCATATACGGACAGAACCGCTTTGCATATTATTACTCGATCAACGTTGCAGTGCTGGCCGGGTACTTCGCAGCAAAGGTCCTTGACATGACGGGATGGAAGAAGATCGAAGATGCCTGTCACGACAAGATGAACTCCATCGGGAAACTTCCAGGGTGTTTGAGCAAGAATGTCAAAATTGCCCACCTGACAACCATTTTCCTTCTGCTGTTGCTTGTAGCGTATCCAAGTTATAGCCTTGCCATGCAGCAGTCACAGTATACCAGCGGGGCGAACGACTACTGGCTGGAAGCACTTTTCTGGATGGAAGCCAATACTCCTGACCCGGGCATTGATTTCCTTAAGATATACGATGCGCCGGAGAAAGGGGAAATATTCGATTACCCTGATACAGCTTATGGTGTGATGTCCTGGTGGGACTATGGTCACGAGATAGAGGCCATTGCACGCCGACTGCCAAATGCCAACCCCTTCCAGCAAGGCATCGGTGGGCGCAGAAGTAACATTGGAGAAGAGAATCAGCCTGGTGCATCCACATTCTTCACAGCTTCTAGTGAAGAAGAAGCCACTGCAGTCCTTGAAGCCATACATCCGGACCCTGAAAAAACGGGAGCCAGATATATCATGTCTGATATTGAAATGGCCACTGGGAAATTCTATGCCATGACTGCATGGACAATGGACACTAACAATTATTACATACCCGTACAGAGTGATCAGGGAGTAGTAACCGTACCTAGTGAACGTTACTACAATTCCATGGAAGCAAAACTGCATATTTTTGACGGTAATGGTCTGAAGCACTACCGTATGGTTCATGAATCACCTAGCACCGCCCAGAGTCAGGAAGCTGGATATAAGAACGTGTACAACGTGCTCCTCAGTGGAAGCATCAAAGAAGATAACACAGGTTATGTGAAGATATTCGAATATGTAGAAGGAGCAAAGATCACAGGAACTGCCCCTGCTGGTGAGAATGTGACCATAAGTACGATAATTAGTACAAGCCTGGGTCGTTCATTCATGTATTCACAGACAATGACATCAAACGGAACATATTCATTCACAGTTCCATACTCGACAGAAGGACCGATCACCGGCCAGACCCAGTTTGATGTTGCTCCTACAAGACCATACCAGATCAGTTATGGCAGTGTGATAAAAGAAGTAAGGGTCAGTGAAAACGACATCCTTAAGGGCAGTACTATAGGAGTGTAA
- a CDS encoding flippase, with product MPTMSTIFNRLMRIEPIRRQSMVILILQIAITFIGFLSTMYFAHTIGASVLGAYFLFLAYVGTLNLFYDGGFGGAVVKRISEGKDQNEFYSAFVVSRMILVVFSIAVLILIYPLLTDLHDMYFWLLVALVSGFIFSSILYGIYGMGKAGIYQTMGFLNSILCIFFQVVAVFLGFGAAGLAGGFIFGMIAASIIGMRYLDMKLVRFRSYHLHSLVSYSFWIFLSSSGSLVFTYADTIMVGYFLETADVGIYRVVFQFTTIAAFTTTAMRTVLFPNISKWSVSGDTDRIAVSLSKAFTYSLMLAVPVLAGGVLLGDKLLYYFYGSDFENGNYTLYLLLVMQVVNVFVFLQTTYINGLNHPKKALKVTIVAATANIILNFALIPALGIEGAALATLLTMTLNALLAYFVLSRFINVNIEYVPVRNVIISSSIMVVFLGFYRLLIPLSNIWITLLSVLLGGIVYTMFLLKIDTGVRTEIKNLLNY from the coding sequence ATGCCTACAATGTCTACTATTTTCAACAGATTAATGCGTATTGAGCCTATTAGACGTCAAAGCATGGTTATTCTGATCTTACAGATTGCTATAACATTTATTGGGTTTTTGAGCACAATGTATTTTGCTCATACAATCGGTGCCAGTGTGCTTGGTGCATATTTTCTGTTTTTGGCATATGTTGGTACTTTAAATCTATTTTATGATGGTGGCTTTGGTGGAGCTGTTGTAAAACGTATAAGCGAAGGTAAAGATCAGAACGAATTTTATTCAGCATTTGTTGTCAGTCGTATGATTTTGGTTGTATTTTCAATTGCTGTTTTAATCCTGATATATCCATTGCTAACAGACCTCCATGATATGTATTTCTGGTTATTGGTAGCACTAGTATCCGGGTTTATTTTTAGTAGCATTCTTTATGGCATCTATGGGATGGGTAAAGCAGGTATTTATCAGACCATGGGCTTCCTAAACAGCATACTGTGCATATTTTTTCAAGTTGTAGCTGTTTTTCTGGGTTTTGGTGCTGCGGGACTCGCAGGAGGTTTTATCTTTGGCATGATTGCAGCAAGTATCATAGGAATGCGTTATCTTGATATGAAATTAGTACGGTTCAGATCTTATCATTTACATAGCCTTGTTTCCTATTCATTCTGGATATTTTTGTCTTCAAGTGGCAGTCTTGTATTTACTTATGCTGACACTATTATGGTTGGATATTTTTTAGAGACTGCGGATGTGGGCATATATCGTGTTGTATTTCAGTTCACAACTATAGCAGCTTTTACAACAACTGCAATGCGTACCGTTCTGTTTCCAAATATAAGTAAATGGAGCGTATCTGGCGATACAGATAGAATCGCAGTTTCTCTTTCAAAGGCTTTTACTTATTCATTGATGCTTGCTGTCCCTGTTCTGGCGGGAGGGGTTCTGCTTGGCGATAAGCTACTATATTATTTTTATGGCTCTGATTTTGAGAATGGAAATTATACCCTGTATCTGCTTCTTGTGATGCAAGTGGTAAATGTATTTGTATTTCTTCAGACGACATATATTAATGGCCTTAACCATCCCAAAAAAGCATTAAAAGTTACCATCGTTGCAGCAACAGCTAACATTATATTGAATTTTGCCCTAATTCCGGCGTTAGGCATAGAGGGAGCAGCTTTAGCTACATTGTTAACTATGACATTAAACGCTTTACTCGCCTATTTTGTTTTATCCAGGTTCATAAATGTTAATATAGAGTATGTACCTGTCAGGAATGTAATAATCTCATCATCAATTATGGTTGTCTTCCTGGGATTTTATCGTTTGTTAATACCACTTTCGAACATATGGATCACACTTTTGTCTGTTTTACTTGGAGGAATTGTGTATACAATGTTTTTATTGAAGATTGATACAGGTGTGCGTACTGAAATAAAAAATTTACTGAACTATTGA
- a CDS encoding glycosyltransferase has protein sequence MNILVIPTTDWTKHPVPNRLNFIFDIMAEKHNVHVINFKLKKFKDQNPRTTKCKLHDVTAINVNDPSAYYIVNSVYHMFKIRNILKKEKIDVVVSANILPAFLVNLVKGKTPIVFDYLDHYEESAATYYPDSFFGKIVKYGVRRIIHYNLKNADSLITVTTELKDFLQHLSEKSIHVIPNGVDTSVFEIIPREYAKKELGLEGTIIGYVGSLEYWVDLETAIKALPKLDAKLLIIGPGLFTDYGETIKSLANELGVLDRMIFKGRVEYSELYKYISAMDIGLNPLKHVMKNEVAVGGKIFNYLACGVPVLSSRMKAVKNALGDDIYYYDDEVSFVESIQNILETETDRQKYIDIAETFDWRNIETMYEKVLKSVELEPL, from the coding sequence ATGAATATTTTGGTTATACCTACAACAGACTGGACCAAACATCCCGTTCCAAATAGACTGAACTTTATCTTTGATATAATGGCAGAAAAACATAATGTTCATGTCATTAATTTTAAACTTAAAAAATTCAAAGATCAAAATCCCAGGACAACTAAATGTAAGCTTCATGATGTTACTGCAATTAATGTTAATGACCCATCAGCATATTATATTGTCAACAGTGTATATCACATGTTCAAAATAAGGAACATACTTAAAAAGGAAAAAATTGATGTAGTTGTTTCTGCTAATATTCTGCCTGCTTTTTTGGTAAACCTTGTTAAAGGAAAAACTCCCATTGTATTTGATTACCTTGATCACTATGAAGAATCTGCAGCTACATATTATCCTGATTCTTTTTTTGGAAAAATTGTGAAGTACGGAGTAAGACGGATAATCCACTATAATCTAAAAAATGCAGACTCATTGATCACAGTAACAACTGAATTAAAAGATTTCTTGCAGCATCTCAGTGAAAAGAGCATACATGTCATACCAAATGGAGTAGACACATCGGTCTTTGAAATTATTCCAAGAGAATATGCAAAAAAAGAACTAGGATTGGAAGGCACCATCATAGGTTATGTCGGATCACTTGAATATTGGGTCGACCTGGAGACAGCCATAAAAGCTTTGCCAAAACTGGATGCTAAATTATTGATAATAGGCCCTGGATTATTCACTGACTACGGAGAAACAATAAAATCCCTCGCAAATGAGCTTGGTGTACTTGACAGGATGATATTCAAAGGAAGAGTAGAATATTCGGAATTATACAAATATATATCCGCGATGGACATCGGACTTAATCCTTTAAAACATGTCATGAAGAACGAGGTAGCTGTAGGTGGAAAAATATTCAATTATCTTGCATGTGGAGTACCTGTTCTTTCAAGCAGGATGAAGGCCGTAAAAAACGCACTTGGTGATGATATTTATTACTATGATGATGAAGTATCATTCGTTGAAAGTATCCAAAATATATTAGAAACTGAAACAGATAGACAAAAATATATAGATATTGCAGAAACATTCGATTGGAGAAATATTGAAACTATGTATGAGAAAGTTCTAAAATCCGTAGAATTAGAACCTTTATAA